One Miscanthus floridulus cultivar M001 chromosome 11, ASM1932011v1, whole genome shotgun sequence DNA window includes the following coding sequences:
- the LOC136493027 gene encoding uncharacterized protein: MAAPTDEAAGSGTPGTTEPFLADWRERIIIPAIAAGVVGAAFGLLSRHRARLGAARAAVTYASNLAIVVGCYGGARELARDARATTPNDRMNSVGGGLASGAVLGRIQGGHFGAVKYAVTFAASGTALDYAALKLAPEWHALKEHLSGKKDWFTLPEWSPIQVLDEEALSKKKAREERFAQRALGKLDKEDT; the protein is encoded by the exons ATGGCTGCTCCTACCGATGAGGCCGCCGGCTCAGGGACGCCGGGAACTACCGAACCGTTCCTCGCCGACTGGAGGGAACGGATCATCATTCCGGCCATCGCGGCTG GTGTAGTTGGAGCCGCGTTCGGGCTGCTGTCGCGGCACCGGGCGCGCCTTGGCGCCGCCCGTGCCGCCGTCACCTACGCCTCGAACCTCGCCATCGTCGTCGGGTGCTACGGAG GGGCACGTGAACTTGCAAGAGATGCTCGAGCCACAACACCTAATGATCGCATGAATTCTGTTGGTGGTGGTCTAGCAAGTGGAGCTGTCCTTGGTCGAATACAAG GTGGACACTTCGGAGCAGTGAAATATGCAGTCACCTTTGCTGCTTCCGGTACCGCATTGGACTATGCTGCACTGAAGTTGGCCCCAGAATGGCATGCCCTAAAAGAACATTTGTCCGGAAAGAAAGACTGGTTTACGCTACCCGAGTGGTCACCTATCCAAGTGTTGGATGAGGAAGCTTTGTCTAAGAAAAAAGCTCGAGAGGAGAGGTTTGCCCAACGAGCACTAGGTAAACTTGACAAGGAGGATACCTAG